In the Oxyura jamaicensis isolate SHBP4307 breed ruddy duck chromosome 1 unlocalized genomic scaffold, BPBGC_Ojam_1.0 oxy1_random_OJ70421, whole genome shotgun sequence genome, one interval contains:
- the LOC118156823 gene encoding olfactory receptor 2A2-like: MQNQTAVTEFILLGFSSNPVLRVSLFVLFSVLYSATLMGNALVFVLICLDYRLHSPMYFFLCHLSIVDICYASNNVPHMLGNLLGQGRTISFAGCGTQIHLYLIFALTECVLLAAMSYDRYVAICHPLRYFLIMNWRLCLTLTAVSWAFGFTFGTLQASLALQLPFCGPCNVDHFFCEILAVLKLACTDTTVNKVLIFAVCVCFLLFPLVLILISYLHILAAVLHIQSVAGWHKTLSTCGSHLIVVGLFYGNAIFMYMVPGSGNASGREKVLSLFYSVINPSLNPLIYTLRNKQVKEALLNLQGKKRVFHSV; the protein is encoded by the coding sequence ATGCAGAATCAAACAGCTGTCACAGAATTCATCCTCCTGGGATTCTCCAGCAACCCAGTGCTGCGTGTCTCtctctttgtccttttctcTGTCCTCTACTCTGCCACTCTGATGGGAAATGCACTCGTCTTTGTGCTCATCTGCCTGGACTACCGCCTCCACAGCCCTATGTACTTTTTCCTCTGCCACCTCTCCATTGTAGATATCTGCTATGCCTCCAACAATGTCCCTCATATGCTGGGGAACCTCCTTGGACAAGGAAGAACCATCTCCTTTGCTGGGTGTGGGACACAGATACATCTTTACTTAATCTTTGCACTTACAGAgtgtgtgctgctggctgctatGTCTTATGATCGCTATGTGGCAATCTGCCATCCCCTCCGCTACTTCCTCATCATGAACTGGAGGCTGTGCCTCACCCTTACAGCAGTTTCATGGGCTTTTGGGTTCACATTTGGTACACTACAAGCTTCTCTGGCTTTACAGCTGCCGTTTTGTGGCCCCTGCAATGTTGACCacttcttctgtgaaattcttgCTGTCTTAAAGCTGGCCTGCACTGACACTACTGTCAATAAAGTCCTGATCTTTGCTGTTTGTGTgtgcttcctcctcttccccttggTCTTAATCCTCATTTCCTACCTGCACATCCTGGCCGCTGTTCTGCACATCCAGTCTGTGGCAGGATGGCATAAAACCTTGTCCACCTGTGGCTCACACCTGATTGTGGTGGGGCTGTTTTATGGAAATGCCATTTTCATGTACATGGTTCCTGGGAGTGGAAATGCATCTGGGAGGGAAAAAGTTCTTTCCCTCTTCTACAGTGTCATCAACCCAAGTTTAAACCCCCTGATTTACACTCTGAGGAACAAACAGGTGAAGGAAGCCTTGCTGAATctccagggaaagaaaagagtcTTTCATTCAGTGTAG